DNA from Mycolicibacterium alvei:
GCAACTGGGATCGCGGAAGCCGCAGCGAGATGGACAACTTCCAACTCGACAACTCCGACGTCATCTCGTTCCACTCGTACGCCGGCCCTGCTGAATTCGAGGCTCGCATCGCCGAACTCGCACCGCTGGGTAGGCCGATCCTGTGCACCGAATACCTGGCCCGAGACCAGGGCAGCACCGTCGAGGGTGTGCTTCCGGTTGCCAAGCGGCACAACGTCGGTGCGTACAGCTGGGGCATGGTGGCCGGCAAGACCCAGACGTACTTCCCGTGGGATTCGTGGGACAAGCCCTACACGAAGGTGCCGAACGTGTGGTTCAGCGATCTGCTGCGCCCCGACGGACGGCCCTACAAGGAAAGCGAATACCAGGCGTTCCGGAAGCTCACGACCCGGGTCTGACCGCCAGCGCATTCCTGAACTCGTCCGAGGCGAGGCATCGAGCCTGCGCGGCGACGGCCATCCGCAATCCGGCGGCGGGGCTCAACCGCCAGCCGGCATCGATGGCCGCCCGCGCGCCGCGGAGGGCCGCCGGCGGTTGGGCGGCCAACCGTTCAGCGAGTTCAGCTGCCGCAGAACCGAGTTGGTCATCGGGCACGACGCGGTTGGCCAGCCCGATCCGCGCTGCCTCGGCGGCATCGATGACCTCGCCGAGCAGGATCAACTCGCGTGCCCGGCCTTCACCGACGAGACGCGGCAGGCGGAAGGTGGCACCCATGTCCGGCAGCAGGCCGTAACGGGTCTCGGTGAGGCCCACGCGTGCACCCTCGGCAAAGATCCGCAAGTCACAGGCCAGGGCGAGTTGGAGGCCCGCGCCGTAGGCGTGCCCGTGGACGGCGGCGATGCTGGGGTACGGCAGCTTCGGGATGAACTCGAAGACACCCGCCACCTCGAGGCCGAGATCGATGGTCGCATAGTCGTCGGGGTCCCGGCCGGCGAACCGGGCCAGCGTGCCCGTCATCGCCTCGTCCAGATCGAGCCCTGCCGAGAACGATGTACCCGCGCCCGCCACCACCAGGCAGCGGATCGTATCGTCGTCGGCCAGTTTGGCACCGAGATCACCTAGCTCCGTGCGCATTTCGGGATTCAGCGCATTCAGCTTTGCGGGCCGACTCAGCGTGAGGGTGCCGACGTGCGCTCGGCGTTCGTAGCGGATCGTCTGGTAGCCGGTGCGTTCTGCCATGGTGCCTCCCCGAGGTGAGTTGTCCTCTTACTCCTGAAGACGATGCGCCGTGGTGATGTGTGACAGTGGCCCTGCGTTGTCACAACCGGGCACCGTCCCTCGTCAAAGGTCCAGATACCCAAAACAGAAGGGATACCACCATGAACGTCGCATTATGGGCCGCTCAATTGACCTTGGCCGTGGTATTCGCAGTCTCGGGCACCGCCAAACTCACGATGGCGCGCCAGCGGCTGTTGGACACCGGCCAGACCGGGGTGGCCGTGTTTCCCATGCCGGTCGTCCGATTCACCGCGGCAATGGAACTGCTCGCTGCGATCGGACTGATCGCGCCGGGGATCACCGGAATCGGTTCGGTGCTGACGCCGTTGGCGGCCGCCGGGTTGTGCGTGGTGATGGTCGGCGCGGCGTGGGCCCACGGCCGGTTACACGAACCCCGGAACGTGCTGGTCAACACGGTCCTATTCGCCCTGGCGGCCTTCGTGATGATCGGCCGGGGTCTGGTGTGAACTCCTAGTAGGACTGTCCGTTGGCGTAGCGCTCCCGGCGGAAATGGCGGCCATTACCACGGTTTCGGCTCTTGTACGTCGGCAGCTGCGAGTCGCAGTTCGGGCAGACCAGGCGCAGGTTTTCGCGACGATTGTTCGTCGGGTTGCCGTCGATGTGGTCCAACACGAATACGAGGGGTAGACCCTGCCACGTGCTGGCCGCGCCGCAGATGGCGCAACAGCCTGACTGCGCTTCGGCGAGATAGAGCCGGACGTAATGCCCGCGGCGGCCGTCGATCCATGCCTCGCCGGATTCGAGCCACTGTTTCGTACTGGCGTCACGCTGGGCCAGTACCTGACATGCATTACCGCAGTAGACCTTCTGACTGCGTTTCGAGAGCGGCGAACCGCAGCCGCGACACTGTCTCATGGGTTGAAGCTACGACCGGCTACCGACATTTAGCCTTTGAGTGGGTCTGCGGGTGGGCCGAACGTCCGACCGGGACACGTGGTGATCCCTGAGAATTGAGTGGTCGCTCGCGGCCCGGTGTCTGGTCGAGCGGTGTCCTTGTTCGGGAACTTGGGGCCGACCCTTGGGGTCGGACTCCTGCTTAGAGAATGTCTGGGCCGTGGCCGTTGCGGTCAGCCACTTGGGTGTAACCGGAGTGACCTGACAGGAGGACCGCAATGGCATTGACGTTGGGTATCGATGTGGCGTGCAGGGCTGCCCACCAAGGGACCCTGGCGCGTGATGGCGCCATCGTGTGGAGGGGTCGCAAGTTCTGGACCAGGCCCGATGACCTGGAACGGCTCTGGTCGGCGCTGGGTTGTGTCGATCCGGCCGAGTTGACCGTCGTGCTCGAACCCACCCGCAACGCCTGGATCGTGGTCGCTGAATGGTTCCGCCGCCGAGGGGCCCGGGTGGTCATGGTCCCGACCACGCGGTCAGCGGATCTGCGCAAGTACTACTCCAAGCACACCAAAAACGACCGGATCGACTCCGAGCTGCTGGCCCGGTTACCGCTGCTGCACCCCGAAGGCCTGCGCGAGTATTCCGGTCAGGGGCCGGCAGATCCGTTGCGGCGGTTGGTCAAGCAGCGCTCCACCATGGTGAAACGGCGGGTTGCGGTCTATGCCCGACTCGACGCGCTCGTCGAACTCCTCGGGCCGGCTTGGTATGCGGTGCTGGGCTCGAACTACGGCCTTGCGGCGTTGGAGTTCCTTGCTCGCTACGCGGATCCGAACACGGTGATTCGGCTCGGCCAGGGACGTCTGAGCCGGTTTCTGATCGCCCGGTCGCGTGGCGCGTGGCGTGCCGACCACGCCGCCGGGCTCCTCGTCGCGGCTAAGGAAACCCTCGCACTGTGGGGACCAGACGGGATGAACTTCGCTGAGCTCGCCGAGGACATCGCCCACGAGGCCGAGCAAGCGCTGTTTTTGACCCGACAAATCAAGCAGATCGACGAGCGGGTCGCCAACCTCTACGCCGACGTCGACCCCGACGGCATCGTTGCTTCGGCTCCCGGCGTCGGACCCGTGATCAGCGCCGTGATCGCCGGGCGGATCGGCGATGCTCACCGGTTCAACTCGCTGGCCGCGATCCGCGCCTACACCGGACTGGTCCCCAAGGTCAGCCAGTCCGGGACGAGCAAGGTCGAATCGAACATCACCAAGGCTGGCGACCCGCTGCTACGTGAAATGCTTTGCACCGCCGCTGATCAAGCCCGCAAGATCGACCCGCAGATCGCTGCGAAATACCAGCGGTTGATGGCTGGTGACCGCCACCACGACTCGGCGATCTGCCACCTGGCTACCCTGCTGGTCACCCGGATCGCCACCTGCATGCGCGACCGACAGCCCTACATCCTGCGCGACGTGGACGGCACCCCGATCACCGAGGCGCAAGGCCGCATGATCGTCCAGGAGCGCTACCAGATCGAGCCTCGCCGCCGCGACAACATCCGGCATCAGCGCATGCGAGACCGTCGCAAGCAGGCGGCGGGCCAGGAGTCACAGGAGTCGCCAAGCGCTCCAACATCCCAGCCCGCCAAACGCAAGCCTACGAGCCGCCAGGTCGCTTGACACCAGTTAGGAACTCAACCGGATTCGGCGTGGAGCCCCCTATCGGGATTGAACCGATGACCTACATATTACAAGTATGTTGCTCTACCACTGAGCTAAGGAGGCGGGTGGAACGCGGCTAGCTTAGCGGGTCACTCGTCGGCGTCGATAACTCGCTGTGAACTGACCG
Protein-coding regions in this window:
- a CDS encoding enoyl-CoA hydratase/isomerase family protein, giving the protein MAERTGYQTIRYERRAHVGTLTLSRPAKLNALNPEMRTELGDLGAKLADDDTIRCLVVAGAGTSFSAGLDLDEAMTGTLARFAGRDPDDYATIDLGLEVAGVFEFIPKLPYPSIAAVHGHAYGAGLQLALACDLRIFAEGARVGLTETRYGLLPDMGATFRLPRLVGEGRARELILLGEVIDAAEAARIGLANRVVPDDQLGSAAAELAERLAAQPPAALRGARAAIDAGWRLSPAAGLRMAVAAQARCLASDEFRNALAVRPGS
- a CDS encoding DoxX family protein encodes the protein MNVALWAAQLTLAVVFAVSGTAKLTMARQRLLDTGQTGVAVFPMPVVRFTAAMELLAAIGLIAPGITGIGSVLTPLAAAGLCVVMVGAAWAHGRLHEPRNVLVNTVLFALAAFVMIGRGLV
- a CDS encoding HNH endonuclease, whose product is MRQCRGCGSPLSKRSQKVYCGNACQVLAQRDASTKQWLESGEAWIDGRRGHYVRLYLAEAQSGCCAICGAASTWQGLPLVFVLDHIDGNPTNNRRENLRLVCPNCDSQLPTYKSRNRGNGRHFRRERYANGQSY
- a CDS encoding IS110 family RNA-guided transposase; its protein translation is MALTLGIDVACRAAHQGTLARDGAIVWRGRKFWTRPDDLERLWSALGCVDPAELTVVLEPTRNAWIVVAEWFRRRGARVVMVPTTRSADLRKYYSKHTKNDRIDSELLARLPLLHPEGLREYSGQGPADPLRRLVKQRSTMVKRRVAVYARLDALVELLGPAWYAVLGSNYGLAALEFLARYADPNTVIRLGQGRLSRFLIARSRGAWRADHAAGLLVAAKETLALWGPDGMNFAELAEDIAHEAEQALFLTRQIKQIDERVANLYADVDPDGIVASAPGVGPVISAVIAGRIGDAHRFNSLAAIRAYTGLVPKVSQSGTSKVESNITKAGDPLLREMLCTAADQARKIDPQIAAKYQRLMAGDRHHDSAICHLATLLVTRIATCMRDRQPYILRDVDGTPITEAQGRMIVQERYQIEPRRRDNIRHQRMRDRRKQAAGQESQESPSAPTSQPAKRKPTSRQVA